A region of Saimiri boliviensis isolate mSaiBol1 chromosome 8, mSaiBol1.pri, whole genome shotgun sequence DNA encodes the following proteins:
- the CPN2 gene encoding carboxypeptidase N subunit 2, translating into MLTGAWLRWASLLLLARPAQPCPTGCDCFVQEVFCSDDLATIPPDIPPHATDIVFVETLFTTVETRAFGSNPNLSKVVFLNTQLRHFWPDAFGGLPELEDLEITGSSFSNLSANIFSNLTSLRKFTLNFNMLEALPEGLFQHMPALESLHLQGNWFQALPRRLFQPLTRLKTLNLAQNRLAQLPEELFHPLSSLQSLKLSNNALSGLPQGVFGKLGSLQELFLDGNKISELPLAVFSQLFRLERLWLQRNVITHLPLPIFSSLGNLTFLSLQGNGLRVLPAGLFAHTPRLVGLSLSHNQLETVAEGAFAHLSNLSSLTLSHNAIAHLPAGIFRDLQELVKLYLCSNNLTALHPALFQNLSKLELLSLSKNQLSTLPEGIFDTNYNLFNLALHGNPWQCDCHLAYLFNWLQQYTDQLLNIRAYCAGPAYLKGQVVPALNEEQLVCPVTRDPLGFRVTWLDDRKAGGSWDLAVQERAARSQCTYSNPEGTVVLACDQAWCRWLNVQLSPQQGSPGLPYNASQEWDLRSSCGSLRVTVSIEARAAGP; encoded by the coding sequence ATGCTCACTGGAGCCTGGCTGCGCTGggcctccctcctgctcctggcCAGGCccgcccagccctgccccacGGGTTGCGACTGCTTCGTCCAGGAGGTGTTCTGCTCAGATGACCTGGCCACCATCCCGCCGGACATCCCGCCACACGCCACAGACATCGTGTTTGTGGAGACCTTGTTCACCACGGTGGAAACCAGAGCCTTTGGTAGCAACCCCAACCTGTCCAAGGTGGTCTTCCTCAACACGCAGCTCCGCCACTTTTGGCCAGATGCCTTTGGGGGGCTGCCCGAGCTGGAGGACCTGGAGATCACAGGCAGCAGCTTCTCAAACCTCAGCGCCAACATCTTCTCCAACCTGACCTCGCTGCGCAAGTTCACCCTCAACTTCAACATGCTGGAGGCGCTGCCCGAGGGTCTCTTCCAGCACATGCCTGCCCTGGAGTCCCTGCACCTGCAGGGAAACTGGTTCCAGGCACTGCCCAGGAGGCTCTTCCAGCCTCTGACCCGTCTGAAGACGCTCAACCTGGCCCAGAACCGCCTGGCCCAGCTCCCCGAGGAGCTGTTCCACCCACTCAGCAGCCTGCAGAGCCTGAAGTTGAGCAACAACGCACTCTCTGGCCTCCCCCAGGGGGTGTTTGGCAAACTGGGCAGCCTGCAGGAGCTCTTCCTGGATGGCAACAAGATCTCAGAGCTGCCCCTAGCGGTGTTCTCCCAGCTCTTCCGCCTGGAGAGGCTGTGGCTGCAGCGCAACGTCATCACGCACCTGCCACTCCCGATCTTCTCTTCCCTGGGCAATCTGACCTTTCTGAGCCTGCAGGGGAACGGGCTTCGAGTCCTGCCTGCCGGCCTCTTTGCCCACACCCCTCGCCTGGTCGGCCTGTCTCTGTCGCATAACCAGCTGGAGACTGTGGCTGAGGGTGCCTTTGCCCACCTGTCCAACCTGAGTTCCCTCACGCTCTCACACAATGCCATTGCTCACCTCCCAGCTGGCATCTTCAGGGACCTCCAGGAGCTGGTCAAGCTCTACCTCTGCAGCAACAACCTGACGgccctgcacccagccctcttcCAGAACCTGTCCAAGCTGGAGCTGCTCAGCCTGTCCAAGAACCAGCTGAGCACGCTTCCGGAGGGCATCTTCGACACCAACTACAACCTGTTCAACCTGGCCCTACATGGCAACCCCTGGCAGTGTGACTGCCACCTGGCCTACCTCTTCAACTGGCTGCAGCAGTATACCGATCAGCTCCTGAACATCCGGGCCTACTGCGCCGGCCCTGCCTACCTCAAAGGCCAGGTGGTGCCCGCCTTGAACGAGGAGCAGCTGGTGTGTCCCGTCACCCGGGACCCCTTGGGCTTTCGGGTCACATGGCTGGATGACAGAAAGGCAGGGGGCAGCTGGGACCTGGCTGTGCAGGAAAGGGCAGCCCGCAGCCAGTGTACCTACAGCAACCCTGAGGGCACCGTGGTGCTCGCCTGTGACCAGGCCTGGTGTCGCTGGCTGAACGTCCAACTGTCTCCTCAGCAGGGATCCCCAGGACTGCCGTACAATGCTAGCCAGGAGTGGGACCTGAGGTCGAGCTGCGGCTCTCTGCGGGTCACGGTGTCTATTGAGGCTCGGGCAGCGGGGCCCTAG